A single window of Balaenoptera acutorostrata chromosome X, mBalAcu1.1, whole genome shotgun sequence DNA harbors:
- the LOC130706464 gene encoding afadin- and alpha-actinin-binding protein-like: MNSKGMNMKMQLLQQQLTTACDDDTTSLLQDCYLLEKERLKEWSLFKEQKKNFEKERLSFTEAAIRLGLERKAFEEERASWLNQQVLNMTTYDHQNSENVKLFGAFSRSSDRDNPTVHSRPRQKKPHGVPSGSSVCESKLIKSLPASPSTSDFCQTRSCVSEHSSINVLNTTPEESKPNQVGRECTKQKWSVASRSGSLEGCYSGCSLTYTDSHIEKDDLP, encoded by the coding sequence CAACTTTTACAGCAGCAGCTCACTACTGCATGTGATGATGACACCACTTCACTGCTACAAGACTGTTACTTGTTGGAAAAGGAGCGTCTCAAAGAATGGTCCCTATttaaagagcaaaagaagaattTCGAGAAAGAAAGACTAAGCTTTACAGAAGCAGCTATTCGCCTTGGATTGGAGAGGAAGGCATTTGAAGAAGAAAGAGCCAGCTGGTTAAACCAACAGGTTTTAAATATGACTACCTATGACCACCAGAACTCAGAAAATGTGAAACTTTTCGGTGCCTTCTCACGAAGTTCTGATCGGGACAACCCTACAGTACACTCGAGGCCACGGCAAAAGAAACCTCACGGTGTGCCTAGTGGGTCTTCAGTTTGCGAGTCTAAACTTATTAAAtctcttcctgcttctccctCTACTTCCGACTTTTGCCAGACACGTTCCTGTGTATCTGAACATAGTTCAATCAATGTACTAAATACAACCCCTGAAGAATCTAAGCCAAATCAGGTTGGAAGAGAATGTACAAAGCAGAAGTGGAGCGTGGCATCAAGGTCTGGATCACTGGAAGGTTGCTATAGTGGATGCTCCTTGACCTACACAGATTCTCACATAGAGAAGGATGACTTACCTTAG